In Oncorhynchus tshawytscha isolate Ot180627B unplaced genomic scaffold, Otsh_v2.0 Un_contig_6829_pilon_pilon, whole genome shotgun sequence, a single genomic region encodes these proteins:
- the ppm1kb gene encoding protein phosphatase 1K, mitochondrial has protein sequence MSASALIHLARSGGTQAMRQRGFLQTALVSVLPLQDDLPLQRPLHLGLLRASNTRFDPDSSGKPTTWDSFGIWDNRIDEPINLSPSIKYGKPIPKVSLSKVGCASLIGHRRENEDRFQVSQMTDNILYFAVFDGHGGPEAADFCDKYMEKYIKDLVAEEDNLEVVLTKAFLELDKALARHLHFFPHVVSAGSTATVALLRDGIELVVGSVGDSRAMLCRKAKALKLTSDHTPERKDEKERIKKSGGWVTWNSLGQPHVNGRLAMTRAIGDFDLKSTGVIAEPETKRISLHHVHDSFLALTTDGINFIMNSQEICDVINQCHDPKEAAQRISEQALQYGSEDNSTIIVVPFGAWGKQKNSETSYSFSRSFVSSGRWA, from the exons ATGTCAGCCTCCGCTCTCATCCACCTGGCCCGGTCGGGGGGGACTCAGGCCATGCGACAGAGGGGTTTCCTCCAGACAGCCCTAGTGAGTGTCCTACCCCTGCAGGATGACCTCCCCCTCCAACGGCCTCTCCACCTGGGCCTGCTGCGGGCCAGCAACACGCGCTTCGACCCAGACAGCAGCGGCAAGCCCACCACCTGGGACTCGTTCGGCATCTGGGACAACCGCATAGATGAGCCCATCAACCTGTCGCCCTCCATCAAGTACGGCAAGCCCATCCCCAAGGTCAGCCTGTCCAAGGTGGGCTGCGCCTCGCTCATCGGCCACCGGCGGGAGAACGAGGACCGCTTCCAGGTCTCCCAGATGACAGACAATATCCTCTACTTTGCCGTGTTCGACGGCCACGGAGGGCCTGAGGCGGCAGACTTCTGCGACAAGTACATGGAGAAGTACATTAA GGATCTTGTAGCAGAGGAGGACAATCTGGAAGTTGTTCTTACTAAAGCATTCCTTGAACTGGACAAAGCCTTGGCAAGACACCTCCACTTCTTCCCTCATG tggtgAGCGCTGGCTCCACGGCCACGGTGGCCCTGCTGAGGGACGGTATAGAGCTGGTGGTAGGCAGCGTGGGGGACAGCCGCGCCATGCTCTGCCGCAAGGCCAAGGCCCTCAAACTCACCTCGGACCACACCCCCGAGAGGAAGGACGAGAAGGAGAG aatAAAGAAGAGCGGTGGCTGGGTGACCTGGAACAGTCTGGGGCAGCCCCATGTCAACGGCAGGTTAGCCATGACACGCGCCATCGGGGACTTTGACCTCAAGAGCACCGGGGTGATCGCTGAGCCAGAGACCAAGAGAATATCA CTGCATCACGTCCACGACTCGTTCCTGGCGCTGACCACAGATGGCATTAACTTCATCATGAACAGCCAGGAGATCTGTGATGTCATCAACCAGTGCCACGACCCCAAAGAGGCCGCCCAGAGGATCTCAGAGCAG GCGCTTCAGTATGGCTCAGAGGACAACAGCACCATTATCGTGGTTCCCTTCGGAGCCTGGGGGAAACAGAAGAACTCAGAGACCAGCTACTCCTTCAGCCGCAGCTTCGTGTCCAGCGGCCGCTGGGCCTAA